From Diceros bicornis minor isolate mBicDic1 chromosome 17, mDicBic1.mat.cur, whole genome shotgun sequence, the proteins below share one genomic window:
- the BID gene encoding BH3-interacting domain death agonist produces MDSKVSNGSGLQDEHITNLLVFGFLQNCSNCHFYKELEVLGHELPAQVYLQGDHDELQTDGNRCSRFVGRGETDSESQEEIIQDIARQLAQIGDRMDRSIHPRLVNNLAMQFMNVNLSEEDRRQCLTTALEQAMQTYPRDMEKEKTMLMLSMLLAKKVADHTPSLLRDVFRTTVNFINQNLLTYVRNLVRNEMD; encoded by the exons GTCAGCAATGGTTCAGGCCTCCAGGATGAGCACATCACAAACTTGCTGGTGTTTGGCTTCCTCCAAAACTGCTCCAACTGTCATTTCTACAAAGAGCTGGAGGTGTTGGGCCACGAACTGCCCGCGCAAGTTTATCTGCAGGGGGACCATGATGAACTGCAGACAGATGGCAACCGGTGCAGCCGCTTCgtgggaagaggggagacag ATTCTGAGAGTCAAGAGGAGATAATCCAGGATATCGCCAGGCAACTTGCCCAAATAGGGGACAGGATGGACCGCAGCATCCACCCAAGACTGGTGAATAACCTGGCAATGCAGTTTATGAACGTGAACCTGTCAGAGGAA GACAGAAGACAGTGCCTCACTACTGCGCTGGAGCAGGCCATGCAGACTTACCCTAGAGACATGGAGAAGGAGAAGACCATGCTGATGTTGTCCATGTTGTTGGCAAAAAAGGTGGCCGATCACACACCATCTTTGCTCCGTGATGTCTTTCGCACAACAGTGAACTTTATTAACCAGAACCTACTCACCTATGTGAGGAACTTAGTCAGAAAT GAGATGGATTGA